The genomic region caaaaaaaatttgacaaaaaaaaaattgacaaaaaaaatttgacaaaaaagttgatccagagcctgtcgaaaaaattaatttacctcaaatttgaaattttgctccaaaagcagaaaatccTGCGCctacagttaaaaacatgtaaagagcaaagaatgaatcaacacaacagttagcctgttagcatgaagagactcagctggtctgttttagatggtgctatatttcatcacagatggattcactgaatcaacacgtgagaggagataagcgtgagtagcaaagacgtttcaacacggctttaaaatccttttgaactcaaaaagccgtgatcgcagagatcggacggtgttttggtttaaacggcgaccctgttaactggagactctcagccgatgcatccctcataaacgttgacaacaaattgacaaaaagaaaaattgacaaaaagaaaaattgaaaaaaaagaaaaattgacaaaaagaaaaattttattaaaaaaaattttacaaagaaaatttggaaaaaaaaatgttttgaaaaaaaaatgttttgaaaaaaaatgtttgggaaaaaaaaaaatgttttgactaaaaaaaatttgcaaaaaaaaatttgacaaaaaagttgatccagagcctgtcgaaaaaattaatttacctcaaatttgaaattttgctccaaaagcagaaaatccTGCGCctacagttaaaaacatgtaaagagcaaagaatgaatcaacacaacagttagcctgttagcatgaagagactcagctggtctgttttagatggtgctatatttcatcacagatggattcactgaatcaacacgtgagaggagataagcacgagtagcaaagacgtttcaacacggctttaaaatcctttgacactacaccaccagaccagtagagggcagtgaaacaaagacaaatgccattcatcacagatggaaaaaacaatgactgtgaatggtttttggaaaattttgaaagaaaattgaaaaaaaaaaaaatgaaaaaaaaaattgaaaaaaaaaattgaaaaaaaaaatttgaaaaaaaatgtgaaaatttcgatttttttttttttttttttttaatttttgacaaaaaacatttgaataaagaaaatttgaaaaaaaaaattgacaaaaaaaattgaaaaaaaatttgacaaaaaaaattgacaaaaaagttgacctggagcctgttgaaaaaaattattttcctcaaatttgaaattgtgctccaaaagcagaaaaaaacatgtgagaggagataagcgcgagtagcaaagacgtttcaacacggctttaaaatccttttgaactcaaaaagccgtgatcgcagagatcggccggtgttttggtttaaacggcgaccctgttaactggagactctcagccggatgcatccctcataaacgtctttagaccatcattaaatatctgatgaggatattttgaaatcttaataaaaactaaactagtttgcattcccaggaactccctctgtgtttcaacagctgtgtaaactccacaaacactgacacgttcagctgaaggtctccagtttacagggtcacttttaaaaccggaacaccgggaggagagacgcattcacggtgggctgagagaagactactgttacaagctgctaaatcaagagaatcacagcttcttcttttgaaaagtacacacacatacaaaaaagatagaacaaataaaactcTCACTGTCGGGTTTACATGAACagacatcagagagagagagagataatgtgGCATGGTTCAGCAGAGAGCAGACTCTTCTATAATAACCCCAGCTCCTCTTCACCGCCTCGGTCCTGCTGCTCCACATATCATTTCACGCACTAATAGCACCATTGATTGCTGGAGTGGACATCTCTTGGTGCTGGATCGAGGAGGGCCACTTCTGCACAGATACTGGTTCCGGTAGACCACATAATACGTCCAATCATCAGTGAACAAGCTGAGTCCTCCACTTAAACAGCCTCCATCAGTGATTCTTCCTTTTCATGGAAGAGACGACTCTGAACCTTCACAGGAGGAGGGGCTAACGCTAGCCAATCAGACGCTAGTATTTGGGGCGGTCCAAGTTTCACTGTTAAGAATCTCCCATCTTTAGTGTGGTCACATTATCTGTTATCAGTTTTAATGAGATGTGATGCAGATTAATACtaaaatattcacacacacacacacacacacacactgcgacACTGCTATGTTCACACACAGCCAGTAACATCACTTCACCCCTCATCACTGTGTCCACTCTGCCTCTTCAATCAGCAGCTCATCAGCTGGAGGACACCATGaccacaagtgtgtgtgtgtgtgtgtgtgtgtgtgtgtgtgtgtgtgtgtgtgtgtgtgtgtgtgtgtgtgtcctcctcacCCTGCAGGGGGCAGACAGACTTTGTCTtgggttgtaccaagtgttaaagtcgtcaatatttcactcttttaacactatAGCTTTTATAATATTGTGGAggccatttgtcataaaaagCTCAAAGAAAAATCCAAAtatcaaactttaactaaacttaaTGAGAGGGTCCCTGATGCAGCGAGGGGATGTGATGTCCGCAGGCAAAAGAAGTCCAATGTCCATGTAACAGTTCAGTGTTTCCATTGGGTTTATTTTTGATgtcaagcaaacaaaaggaacaaagagagtcacggctcctgctgcctctcttgagCTGGTAAAACACCACaggcccacccaggtgcatgctggccttctgccacctacctacctaaataacctcagGTCCCACAGCTCCTAATcaccaaagaaacaaaacatatactaaatatacaaaaaatctaaatatactaaacaaatgacTAGCAAAAAAAATATccccaaaatctaacttaagttacctttaaaaaaagaaaagtttgaataaatctaacaattaattctaaaataaataaacaactaaatacaaacaGCTCCAAAAATATCTAAAGTTAAAtgattcagcctgtccctgcaaAAAGGTGAATTTGATTCTCCAAAGtccggtcttcctcctcccttctctggtcctctctctctcttctcctcctcagctgatgaaagtgaagcatgcacctttacgacggtccctgaatgcacctgcagtgacaggctctctggacagacagtcagtcagttcactctgaaatgcaccagtgtaaagacagaaatgacatcctgtcatgtaaAGAAGATAAATACCATAAGGacatttagtctgtttaataaatgaaCCAGATCTATAAGAGAGGCAGCCTTCAAGTACTTCTGCTGGGATCTGGCGCTATACAGAAAATTAAATGAACTGAACTTccataataattattatttcccTTTAACTCGACTGTGAGCTGATGTTAAGAGTTTATTCTGGACTGTATGAATCAACTTCTACATCTCTATTATGAATGTTATGATCCTAGAtactttaataaaatgttaaacaacaAACTAATTCATGTTTCAGATTTTCTCAAAGACAAAGCCGGCTTGATTTCAAGACATTTCCATTTATTGATAAATGATAGAAACAGAGATACAGTTCTCTCCTGCACACTTTAATAGAGAGCCTGCAGGTGGCGCCAAATCATCAAAAAACAACCAAAGCATGCACACCATACCCACAGATCCCTCATTGACTCATTACACTTAAAATCAGCtgatttaaaggaaataaaacatgctCTAATGTTACCccgccaaaataaaacacatgctcacaacaaaatcaacagaaacactTCCCTGATACCAAAATCACCAAACATTTCCCCGAACAAGTTACAATAGATTCTGAACTAAAGACTGTTGAATGTGAAGCTAATGATTACTGATATGAGGCGTCATtacagagagatagagggggACCGCAGCATCCTCGACCTCATGTGTTCAAGGTAAATAACATCCCTGGTACACAAGATTACTGGGACAAGAACCGCATAGGTGGACTCCCCTGAAACGGAGGAGGCGGGGTCAGAGAAAGTGGTGCGGATGGTGCAGAggtgacatcacttcctgtttccctcAGGCTGAATGAAGCGCTCAAAGTCCAGAGGGCGATGTTGGTTGTCTGCTGGAAAGAAGAAGATCAAAAACAGGATTAGAATTCATTTTATTGATCCAGAAAAATCTTCTGCACGACCCCTAAAAACCACTCCTGAAATATTACCAGGGCCTGACATATTTAAAAGTTCTTGTAAAGTTCTGCAAAATCGCAGTAAACTTGCAAGATTTTGAGAAAGGCTTGTAAGATCAAGACAAACTTTTGCATGAGACTTAAATTCTGTCAAAGATCCAAAATAAACTTTTTCAGAATTCTAAAAACTTTTACAAGTTCCTGGAAAATTAAGCAAGACATTTTACAAACCTCCTGGAAACCATAAAAAATCTAAACTCTGGACCCTAAACTTGAGTGAGATCCTGAAAATACCAACATTAAATTCAAAGAAACTCAGTTAGACCCTAAAAATCTTCAGCCGGATACAAAGAGACTTTTATGAGAGCGTCAGAAATTCCTgtaaatcttttaaaaagttcAGGGGACTGTTGCGAGTTGCTGAGAAACTTTCTGAAATCATTTCTGTGAAAGCCAAATATTTCTTCTAGAACCAGGTTtgtgttggtcgaaaagaggtacaAGTATCCTGAACCAGCTTCAACAGAGTCAGAGGATCATTGATGGCAAATCAGATTTCTGAAGAGTGACGTGTTTTAATAAGTAAACAGTTAAAGAAAGTACTTACGCAAGGTTAAgtcctctttgtgtgtttccattaaTTCAGGGAGGATCACGGGATGACCTAGTTTACCATCTTTATAATAGTACACGCATGCTCCTGTCAATGCTTCATTTGCAATGACCGATACAAGTCTGAGGTCAGACTTGAAGAAAGTAGCGGCCTCTGCTAGTTTTCTCATTAACTCAACAGTCTTCTCTGAATAGTACCATGGGACTTCGTTGGTGGTTACGGTTTTCACTGAATCCAAGAAGCTGGACATTGCATCCAAGCGGGGGTCAGGAAGGTCCAGGGAGGTGAAAGCAAAGCATACCCCTAGCTTTGATTGTGGATCAAGAATTACTCTGTCTAGCTCAGACCGGTTTGGGAGGATCCTGGCTCCCTTCAGGATAGCTAAGCAGGACCAGACCAcgttgatctctctctctgtgtcatccATCCACTTGTTGAGTTGTTCTGAACTGAAGGGGGACTTTGCTCTCTTTTCAAAGATCTGCATCACCGGCCCTTCCTCTTCCGTACCGCCTCGTATGAGTGGTAATTTCTTGGCCATGGTCTTCTTGAGGTGGGTTTCATAATACTTGCACAGTTCTTGGAAACGGTGCAGCTTCTTTTGAATTTGTGGAAGGCGCTCCACCACTGAGTCGGCAAGAGCGTCATTGCATCTCATTCCTATTCCTCTCAAGTCTTCCAGAGCATCATTCACCTCCATCACAAGTTCCAGACTGATCCCACTGCTCAGCTCAACAGCACTGGGATCCAGATCCTTCAGGGGCATCAGCCAGACCTTCAGGGGGACACAGTACTCTCCCTTTTCTCCCAGCAGCGTTGGAAGTTCCACATAGGTCTTCACTGCCTCTGTGAATGATGCAGGGTTGCTCTTGAGAAGAAGGTCACCGTAGAATTTGCAGGAGAATTTGTCAGTGAGGGCTTTTTCTTCATCGGTCAGCTTTATGTTGACCTCCCCCTCGACGTTGAAAGAGGGGATCTTATTGATCACAGCCCTCATATGGCCGCTGATGTCCTGAGAGCTCTCGTTGTCTGAATTCTCACTGTCAAACACAAAGAAGGCATGTGCCCCGTAGAGGATGCCAGTGACCACATGTGTCGCAGTGCCCTTCTTAAGGAGGTCTGTCTGCTGAGTATCCAGGGTCATCATGTCAGCCATGTACAGCTGTCTGAAGTGGGTGGTGGCGTTGTACTGAAAGGTCACTCGGCTGTCCTTCTTGGAATGCTTCGTACTCTTCATAAACTTGGCAGATCCTTCAACGTTAACCAGTCCGCTCATGAAACTGGCCTTCAGAGACGCATCGATGTCCAGCAGAGAGGACTTGGACTCGATGGAGTCGGACGTAGAAATTTGAAAGGAGCTGCTACGCTGGGAGCTTTCGACGGTTTTCTCCTGCAGAGTTTTATCGTTCCACAAAGTCAAACCTGGACAAATAAGAAGACATGGTTTtttttagattactgtaactcccttttatcaggctgccctaataagtctctcaagactcttcagctggttcCTAAACGCtacagctcgagtactgactagacctaggaagagagagcacatctctcccctgttagcttctctacactgccTCCCATAAaacctagactagaatttaaaatccttcttatgacctacaaagctcttaatgatcagacaccttagTATcttacgctcccaacatgcagtcctgctcatcgtaccgacagtctctaaaagtagtatgggaggtagagccttcagttatcaggcccctctcctttggaatcatctaccagtcagggtccgggaggcagacaccctctctacttttaagagtaggcttcaaactttcctttttgataaagcttatagttagagctggatcaggcttggaccagtaaTGCAACGTGGCGACTCCTGTTTAAATTCGGGGTTAGACTGCTCAACTGGAGcactgacacacttggatcctatctcacccccccgACCCCCGACCCCTGACCCCCATCACTCACTTTGACTCTCCCTCGAGATGAGGACTTACCTGGGATCAGTGCATCTTTCCGAGCATCGTACAGCATTCCCAGGGTGAAAGGTCGACCGAGGGCAGCAACGTTCATGAGCTCTGAGGCCATTTCTGCAATCTGTTGAGGAATACGAACCAAGATTATCTCTGCACAAAGAGAACAAGACTGATAATGATGAATGCTGGATGGATGCAGGTAGAGTACCTCCCTTTCATACAGAAGAATATTAGCACCACTGAAAAGACATTTTTGAGGTTAGGTCAGTAGAACGTGTTTTAAAGACATTGgacctcattcactaataaatgcgtagaaatgttcttactctgcacATAAAATGAATGCATACGCAAAATCACCGTCAGATTCATGACACATGCGTACCAGACAATTCTGTTCTCACCACCGTGTgtatattagtgaatcagaatcattctaaaCTGACAGGCGCGTGCAcgcaacctgcaatcagcatacGACCACGCCCCcattcatccatataaggacatctgttaGCTGCATCAAGACGCTGAATCTCAACccggtagagagagagaggtgattgtTTCAGAGGTTTaggcaagaaaaccaacacttttcaGAGTCCCCATGACAGAAACATGAAGCCtgggtttcttactgaggctgttaatgctgtgtctcctgaggttcacACCGTGGATCAGGTTAGGAAAATGAGGtttgatattaaaggtgactcaaaaaaaaaagactagcagaacagaaagaaggaaggaaactggaggaggacaaggaccacctgatcacctgacagctcaggattaaagaaCGCCTGTGGTTATTAGAGACACCTCCATATCAGGAATGTGTTCCTGAAACGAGGGATAAAGTGACGATATTCACCCGTCGCCTAATGGTCATTCATTTAATGTAGTGAACACGGCATGTCAGAATTATCCCTCACACTTTCTCAGGGGCGTAGAGTAACTTACCACCAGTTCCACAAATGGAGTCATAAGCCAGGTTTTAAGACCATATCCCAGGTCACTTAAAAGCAACAACATTTTAGCATAAACAGGATAGAGACTTAagataaatataacataaaatatgctcaccaacAAGCCATCCCTTTCTTAGAtcagggtttcccaaagtgggggtcaagaccccctgggggggtcgcaagacacaaatggggggtcgtgagatgttttttttttttttgttttttttttaaagttatctaaaatagtacatttaacccattatagtaaaaaaatattgaaaaaaatagaagctaaccttgaaataaaaccttaaatatagaaaatgttaagagttttctgcctttctttttgccagatgactataTGACaatcatctggcaaaaagaaaccTATGACATTCTCTTATAGGTAGGTTTGGCACTTGTATTTTGGcggaaaagtttgggaacccctgtcttaAGGCACCTGCTTCCAAACACATCCCCACAGTGCTGCTGTTTAAAATGAATGTCTtcaagcaaataaaaataagaaatgtaTTAAGGCTGAAATTGGCTCCTACTAATCAACTGGTTTTGGCAACCGATGTGTTAATTCATGGCACTGTTGGTGGGAGTGAtcgactttttttttaatgtgtacatTCTCctcatatttttaattgtaaactaattatttaatttaagattcaatattctAAGTACGATAAGGCGTCAATTTCATGGTTATTTAACACATTTAGTCAATTCACcgattttattattgaattctaTTAAAGGCTTTTTCCTTTGACTGACAGTAGTTGAAATATGTCGTGCATTTAGttcaaagagtgtgtgtttacattttctgagaaatttggtcgtcatcatttgtgcgtacgcatggtctgagaaagttctatttttgtttgtagCGTCAGAATAAATTCAAGtcagaatatattgatgaatcacagatttgtgcttcaaacgttcgtacgcacagtttaagcacATGTTAGTGAACGAGGCCCAATATCTCTGAGTTTGTCTGGATTTTAAACCAGAAGTGGTCCTAAAGGAAGAGCTGTTATAGACAGAAAGAAAGCTGGATCTATGTTCTGATCAGAACTTAGAGTCCGTCCCCTCTGGTGTCACTCACCTGAGAAAGTCTCGTAGGTTAGCGGAGTCGTGTGCGAGTCTTCTTCCCCTCCGGCTGGAGTGTTCAGTCTAGACGTGGGTCAGATTATTTATACCCTGTCAGATGCATTCCTGAGCTGAGGTACAGAGGAGCCATCTCGATCAAAAAGGAGAAGTTTTCCCACAGAGATGATGACACACCTGAAGTATTGAGACATCCATGTACACAGCCTTTCCTGTGAACTCCACGCCTGATCGCATGATTCTGCTGGTAACAAACAGACATGTCTTGAGCTGTAGTGCTTGGCACAACGTAGATTTTGCTCCAGGACATCTTTGAGTTTAACTGCCAGAACACCAGGAGgttcaaaacaaacagcagcatcatcatcatatcAAAGAtgtgtaaatctaaatgtttcaaCAGTTATTATCTGAATCTGTTTACCTGGACAGAAACAACCTCTCCCCTCAGATCACGATCACTCCTTTCATAGGAAAAATGAAAGATGTAGAGATCATGTCATCCGTGGATTTCTGGAGAACATTATTCACGACATATTACATGAATGTGTGGAAAGGCCTCGGCACATTGTTTACCTCTTCCTGTTAAACATTTATATCTTAACAacgtaaaaatatgtttttaatatcactagcagtgtttcccctaggtttacagcctggggggggggggggcagacagactttgccacaacaaactatctatctatctatctatctatctatctatctatctatctatctatctatctatctatctttctttctatctatctatctatctatctatctatctatctatctatctatctatctatctatctatccatccatccatccatccatccatccatccatccatccatccatccatccatccatccttctatctatctatctatctatctatctatctatctatctatctatctatctatctatctttctttctatctatctatctatctatctatctatctatctatctatctatctatctatctatctatctatctatctatccatccatccatccatccatccatccatccatccatccatccatccatccatccttctatctatctatctatctatctatctatctatctatctatctatctatctatctatctatctatctatctatctatctatctatcggtGTCAGGGTTTTAccaacacttttgcttttgtaatatcttaagttaaataatcttaaaaatgccatgaacgcaaaatacaggtgtgcattgcacttttacgatggtccctgaatgcacctgcacagacagtcagttcacggcactctgaaatgcatctgcatcttagatgacgaggagttgatccaaactcactaaatgtgtctgatgtttcaccaaactggattaaatcaagctgtagacgccgagctttttacggtaaccacggcaacaacgtcaaatattaaacagacgtccccccggttgtgtctttgtcactaacgcacagaTGAGGTTCGTCATCGTCTCATTTTCGTCTTGAAAGAAcgagttgttgatgaacattATCGtgttgtgatgtgtgtatgtgagcgcacgtgtttttgtgtctgtgcacGCCTCGGGGCGAAACTCTGCCATgagatacagagagcagatgagcagaatgacatcccgtcatgtaaataagataaataacagaaggatatttagtctgtttaataaaagaacaagttatagacctgatctataagagagggAACCCTGAATtaattctgctgtgatctggcgctgtatagaaaataaaattaaccgAACTTCTAAGGGGGGCGGGGGCCGCTGTTGGGGGGGGGCGCCCCggtataatggtaggggaaacactgactAGATTTATTTTGGAGaacacaaaactttagatttgtGGTTAAAGAGCAGTTTGCAGGTTTTTGAAAACACTGATAAATAACTGTATGTAAAGAGGGAACTGATGAAGCTAGCTGTgggttttatatgtgttatgaGACATCAGAGAACAAACTTCAAAGGAAAGGGAGCTGCTTTCCAGTAAAGTCCAGAAGAGGGTTGGGGacagttttggttttttttttaaaataagggCAGTAAGAAAAATAACgacttttatttcaattatgacgttaaagtcagaattccagaattctgtctttgatgtcagagtttTTCACATTTACATCAAAGTAAGATTTCAGAAACTTCAGACTGGGGTCTCTGATTACACAGACGATAGTGACAGTTAGTCTGATTACACAACTTTCATAAGAATCTCATGACCCTGGGAAAATGTTATTTAACCTTATGAATATGAGTACACCCTCATGCCCACAGCGTTTCTCTGGAAGCCAAACAATAAGTGTtttatgaaataatgttttcattGGTACTTCAAACATCCAACAGGTCTTAAACAGGTGCAACAACAACACCTGAGGAAGAGCTCCTGGCAGGCGTCTGTGTATTTAACAGAACTGATGATGAAATAGTCCGACCTGGGAGGAATGATAAGATCACCCCACAGCACCGGGCCTGATTGATGTTAAATcaatttataaaaactgaactttgTGAAACTCAAAGACGTGAGGTCAGAAGAAGAGTCAGACTTCTGACCGGGTTTGTTACAAGGCTTCGCTCCCTCTGTCGGCTCTCATGGACTTCAGTTCCTGCATGGTGGTCGACTGACTCTCCGTCGAGGACGCGGCGTTCTTTCCATCGCCTGCGTCCGTCGTGCATCGCAGGGCGCGGGGCAGCGAGCTGCAGAGCGCCTTCCTAAACATGGAGCTGGAGAACACGTAGATGACGGGGTCCAGGGCCGAGTTCAGGAAGTTCAGCCCCAGAGACACGATGGTGAGCTGGGTGAAGGTGTAGAAGGAGGCGCAGTCCCACGGCCGGTACGAGCGGATGACCCACACCCCGATGGTGGTCACCGTGGTGGGTAAGAAGCACACCATGAACAC from Notolabrus celidotus isolate fNotCel1 unplaced genomic scaffold, fNotCel1.pri scaffold_127_arrow_ctg1, whole genome shotgun sequence harbors:
- the LOC117808579 gene encoding neoverrucotoxin subunit alpha-like isoform X1, encoding MASELMNVAALGRPFTLGMLYDARKDALIPGLTLWNDKTLQEKTVESSQRSSSFQISTSDSIESKSSLLDIDASLKASFMSGLVNVEGSAKFMKSTKHSKKDSRVTFQYNATTHFRQLYMADMMTLDTQQTDLLKKGTATHVVTGILYGAHAFFVFDSENSDNESSQDISGHMRAVINKIPSFNVEGEVNIKLTDEEKALTDKFSCKFYGDLLLKSNPASFTEAVKTYVELPTLLGEKGEYCVPLKVWLMPLKDLDPSAVELSSGISLELVMEVNDALEDLRGIGMRCNDALADSVVERLPQIQKKLHRFQELCKYYETHLKKTMAKKLPLIRGGTEEEGPVMQIFEKRAKSPFSSEQLNKWMDDTEREINVVWSCLAILKGARILPNRSELDRVILDPQSKLGVCFAFTSLDLPDPRLDAMSSFLDSVKTVTTNEVPWYYSEKTVELMRKLAEAATFFKSDLRLVSVIANEALTGACVYYYKDGKLGHPVILPELMETHKEDLTLPDNQHRPLDFERFIQPEGNRK
- the LOC117808579 gene encoding neoverrucotoxin subunit alpha-like isoform X2, which produces MASELMNVAALGRPFTLGMLYDARKDALIPGLTLWNDKTLQEKTVESSQRSSSFQISTSDSIESKSSLLDIDASLKASFMSGLVNVEGSAKFMKSTKHSKKDSRVTFQYNATTHFRQLYMADMMTLDTQQTDLLKKGTATHVVTGILYGAHAFFVFDSENSDNESSQDISGHMRAVINKIPSFNVEGEVNIKLTDEEKALTDKFSCKFYGDLLLKSNPASFTEAVKTYVELPTLLGEKGEYCVPLKVWLMPLKDLDPSAVELSSGISLELVMEVNDALEDLRGIGMRCNDALADSVVERLPQIQKKLHRFQELCKYYETHLKKTMAKKLPLIRGGTEEEGPVMQIFEKRAKSPFSSEQLNKWMDDTEREINVVWSCLAILKGARILPNRSELDRVILDPQSKLGVCFAFTSLDLPDPRLDAMSSFLDSVKTVTTNEVPWYYSEKTVELMRKLAEAATFFKSDLRLVSVIANEALTGACVYYYKDGKLGHPVILPELMETHKEDLTLHNQHRPLDFERFIQPEGNRK